The following proteins are encoded in a genomic region of Oncorhynchus keta strain PuntledgeMale-10-30-2019 chromosome 6, Oket_V2, whole genome shotgun sequence:
- the LOC127930694 gene encoding uncharacterized protein LOC127930694 isoform X17, which produces MITWLFTRGTSTESMCRYHGDHVTTYTMITWLFTRGTSTESMCRYHGDHVTTYTMITWLFTRGTSTESMCRYHGDHVTTYTMITWLFTRGTSTESMCRYHGDHVITYTMITWLFTRGTSTESMCRYHGDHVTTYTMITWLFTQGTSTESMCRYHGDHVTTYTMITWLFTRGTSTESMCRYHGDHVTTYTMITWLFTQGTSTESMCRYHGDHVTTYTMITWLFTRGTSTESMCRYHGDHVTTYTMITWLFTQGTSTESMCRYHGDHVTTYTMITWLFTRGTSTESMCRYHGDHVTTYTMITWLFTRGTSTESMCRYHGDHVTTYTMITWLFTRGTSTESMCRYHGDHVTTYTLCAFGFSLVHQ; this is translated from the exons atgataaCGTGGCTAtttacacggggtaccagtactgagtccatgtgcaggtaTCATGGTGATCATGTGACCACATACACAATGATAACGTGGCTAtttacacggggtaccagtactgagtccatgtgcaggtaTCATGGTGATCATGTGACCACATACACAATGATAACGTGGCTAtttacacggggtaccagtactgagtccatgtgcag gtaTCATGGTGATCATGTGACCACATACACAATGATAACGTGGCTAtttacacggggtaccagtactgagtccatgtgcaggtaTCATGGTGATCATGTGATCACATACACAATGATAACGTGGCTAtttacacggggtaccagtactgagtccatgtgcaggtaTCATGGTGATCATGTGACCACATACACAATGATAACGTGGCTAtttacacagggtaccagtactgagtccatgtgcaggtaTCATGGTGATCATGTGACCACATACACAATGATAACGTGGCTAtttacacggggtaccagtactgagtccatgtgcaggtaTCATGGTGATCATGTGACCACATACACAATGATAACGTGGCTAtttacacagggtaccagtactgagtccatgtgcaggtaTCATGGTGATCATGTGACCACATACACAATGATAACGTGGCTAtttacacggggtaccagtactgagtccatgtgcaggtaTCATGGTGATCATGTGACCACATACACAATGATAACGTGGCTAtttacacagggtaccagtactgagtccatgtgcag gtaTCATGGTGATCATGTGACCACATACACAATGATAACGTGGCTAtttacacggggtaccagtactgagtccatgtgcag gtaTCATGGTGATCATGTGACCACATACACAATGATAACGTGGCTAtttacacggggtaccagtactgagtccatgtgcaggtaTCATGGTGATCATGTGACCACATACACAATGATAACGTGGCTAtttacacggggtaccagtactgagtccatgtgcaggtaTCATGGTGATCATGTGACCACATACACACTGTGTGCCTTTGGGTTCAGTTTGGTTCATCAGTAA
- the LOC127930694 gene encoding uncharacterized protein LOC127930694 isoform X5, which translates to MITWLFTRGTSTESMCRYHGDHVTTYTMITWLFTRGTSTESMCRYHGDHVTTYTMITWLFTRGTSTESMCRYHGDHVTTYTMITWLFTRGTSTESMCRYHGDHVITYTMITWLFTRGTSTESMCRYHGDHVTTYTMITWLFTQGTSTESMCRYHGDHVTTYTMITWLFTRGTSTESMCRYHGDHVTTYTMITWLFTQGTSTESMCRYHGDHVTTYTMITWLFTRGTSTESMCRYHGDHVTTYTMITWLFTQGTSTESMCRYHGDHVTTYTMITWLFTRGTSTESMCRYHGDHVTTYTMITWLFTRGTSTESMCRYHGDHVTTYTMITWLFTRGTSTESMCRYHGDHVTTYTMITWLFTQGTSTESMCRYHGDHVTTYTMITWLFTRGTSTESMCRYHGDHVTTYTMITWLFTRGTSTESMCRYHGDHVTTYTLCAFGFSLVHQ; encoded by the exons atgataaCGTGGCTAtttacacggggtaccagtactgagtccatgtgcaggtaTCATGGTGATCATGTGACCACATACACAATGATAACGTGGCTAtttacacggggtaccagtactgagtccatgtgcaggtaTCATGGTGATCATGTGACCACATACACAATGATAACGTGGCTAtttacacggggtaccagtactgagtccatgtgcag gtaTCATGGTGATCATGTGACCACATACACAATGATAACGTGGCTAtttacacggggtaccagtactgagtccatgtgcaggtaTCATGGTGATCATGTGATCACATACACAATGATAACGTGGCTAtttacacggggtaccagtactgagtccatgtgcaggtaTCATGGTGATCATGTGACCACATACACAATGATAACGTGGCTAtttacacagggtaccagtactgagtccatgtgcaggtaTCATGGTGATCATGTGACCACATACACAATGATAACGTGGCTAtttacacggggtaccagtactgagtccatgtgcaggtaTCATGGTGATCATGTGACCACATACACAATGATAACGTGGCTAtttacacagggtaccagtactgagtccatgtgcaggtaTCATGGTGATCATGTGACCACATACACAATGATAACGTGGCTAtttacacggggtaccagtactgagtccatgtgcaggtaTCATGGTGATCATGTGACCACATACACAATGATAACGTGGCTAtttacacagggtaccagtactgagtccatgtgcag gtaTCATGGTGATCATGTGACCACATACACAATGATAACGTGGCTAtttacacggggtaccagtactgagtccatgtgcag gtaTCATGGTGATCATGTGACCACATACACAATGATAACGTGGCTAtttacacggggtaccagtactgagtccatgtgcaggtaTCATGGTGATCATGTGACCACATACACAATGATAACGTGGCTAtttacacggggtaccagtactgagtccatgtgcaggtaTCATGGTGATCATGTGACCACATACACAATGATAACGTGGCTAtttacacagggtaccagtactgagtccatgtgcaggtaTCATGGTGATCATGTGACCACATACACAATGATAACGTGGCTAtttacacggggtaccagtactgagtccatgtgcaggtaTCATGGTGATCATGTGACCACATACACAATGATAACGTGGCTAtttacacggggtaccagtactgagtccatgtgcaggtaTCATGGTGATCATGTGACCACATACACACTGTGTGCCTTTGGGTTCAGTTTGGTTCATCAGTAA
- the LOC127930694 gene encoding uncharacterized protein LOC127930694 isoform X8, which translates to MITWLFTRGTSTESMCRYHGDHVTTYTMITWLFTRGTSTESMCRYHGDHVTTYTMITWLFTRGTSTESMCRYHGDHVTTYTMITWLFTRGTSTESMCRYHGDHVITYTMITWLFTRGTSTESMCRYHGDHVTTYTMITWLFTQGTSTESMCRYHGDHVTTYTMITWLFTRGTSTESMCRYHGDHVTTYTMITWLFTQGTSTESMCRYHGDHVTTYTMITWLFTRGTSTESMCRYHGDHVTTYTMITWLFTQGTSTESMCRYHGDHVTTYTMITWLFTRGTSTESMCRYHGDHVITYTMITWLFTRGTSTESMCRYHGDHVTTYTMITWLFTQGTSTESMCRYHGDHVTTYTMITWLFTRGTSTESMCRYHGDHVTTYTMITWLFTRGTSTESMCRYHGDHVTTYTLCAFGFSLVHQ; encoded by the exons atgataaCGTGGCTAtttacacggggtaccagtactgagtccatgtgcaggtaTCATGGTGATCATGTGACCACATACACAATGATAACGTGGCTAtttacacggggtaccagtactgagtccatgtgcaggtaTCATGGTGATCATGTGACCACATACACAATGATAACGTGGCTAtttacacggggtaccagtactgagtccatgtgcag gtaTCATGGTGATCATGTGACCACATACACAATGATAACGTGGCTAtttacacggggtaccagtactgagtccatgtgcaggtaTCATGGTGATCATGTGATCACATACACAATGATAACGTGGCTAtttacacggggtaccagtactgagtccatgtgcaggtaTCATGGTGATCATGTGACCACATACACAATGATAACGTGGCTAtttacacagggtaccagtactgagtccatgtgcaggtaTCATGGTGATCATGTGACCACATACACAATGATAACGTGGCTAtttacacggggtaccagtactgagtccatgtgcaggtaTCATGGTGATCATGTGACCACATACACAATGATAACGTGGCTAtttacacagggtaccagtactgagtccatgtgcaggtaTCATGGTGATCATGTGACCACATACACAATGATAACGTGGCTAtttacacggggtaccagtactgagtccatgtgcaggtaTCATGGTGATCATGTGACCACATACACAATGATAACGTGGCTAtttacacagggtaccagtactgagtccatgtgcag gtaTCATGGTGATCATGTGACCACATACACAATGATAACGTGGCTAtttacacggggtaccagtactgagtccatgtgcaggtaTCATGGTGATCATGTGATCACATACACAATGATAACGTGGCTAtttacacggggtaccagtactgagtccatgtgcag gtaTCATGGTGATCATGTGACCACATACACAATGATAACGTGGCTAtttacacagggtaccagtactgagtccatgtgcaggtaTCATGGTGATCATGTGACCACATACACAATGATAACGTGGCTAtttacacggggtaccagtactgagtccatgtgcaggtaTCATGGTGATCATGTGACCACATACACAATGATAACGTGGCTAtttacacggggtaccagtactgagtccatgtgcaggtaTCATGGTGATCATGTGACCACATACACACTGTGTGCCTTTGGGTTCAGTTTGGTTCATCAGTAA
- the LOC127930694 gene encoding uncharacterized protein LOC127930694 isoform X4, translated as MITWLFTRGTSTESMCRYHGDHVTTYTMITWLFTRGTSTESMCRYHGDHVTTYTMITWLFTRGTSTESMCRYHGDHVTTYTMITWLFTRGTSTESMCRYHGDHVITYTMITWLFTRGTSTESMCRYHGDHVTTYTMITWLFTQGTSTESMCRYHGDHVTTYTMITWLFTRGTSTESMCRYHGDHVTTYTMITWLFTQGTSTESMCRYHGDHVTTYTMITWLFTRGTSTESMCRYHGDHVTTYTMITWLFTQGTSTESMCRYHGDHVTTYTMITWLFTRGTSTESMCRYHGDHVITYTMITWLFTRGTSTESMCRYHGDHVTTYTMITWLFTRGTSTESMCRYHGDHVTTYTMITWLFTRGTSTESMCRYHGDHVTTYTMITWLFTRGTSTESMCRYHGDHVTTYTMITWLFTRGTSTESMCRYHGDHVTTYTLCAFGFSLVHQ; from the exons atgataaCGTGGCTAtttacacggggtaccagtactgagtccatgtgcaggtaTCATGGTGATCATGTGACCACATACACAATGATAACGTGGCTAtttacacggggtaccagtactgagtccatgtgcaggtaTCATGGTGATCATGTGACCACATACACAATGATAACGTGGCTAtttacacggggtaccagtactgagtccatgtgcag gtaTCATGGTGATCATGTGACCACATACACAATGATAACGTGGCTAtttacacggggtaccagtactgagtccatgtgcaggtaTCATGGTGATCATGTGATCACATACACAATGATAACGTGGCTAtttacacggggtaccagtactgagtccatgtgcaggtaTCATGGTGATCATGTGACCACATACACAATGATAACGTGGCTAtttacacagggtaccagtactgagtccatgtgcaggtaTCATGGTGATCATGTGACCACATACACAATGATAACGTGGCTAtttacacggggtaccagtactgagtccatgtgcaggtaTCATGGTGATCATGTGACCACATACACAATGATAACGTGGCTAtttacacagggtaccagtactgagtccatgtgcaggtaTCATGGTGATCATGTGACCACATACACAATGATAACGTGGCTAtttacacggggtaccagtactgagtccatgtgcaggtaTCATGGTGATCATGTGACCACATACACAATGATAACGTGGCTAtttacacagggtaccagtactgagtccatgtgcag gtaTCATGGTGATCATGTGACCACATACACAATGATAACGTGGCTAtttacacggggtaccagtactgagtccatgtgcaggtaTCATGGTGATCATGTGATCACATACACAATGATAACGTGGCTAtttacacggggtaccagtactgagtccatgtgcaggtaTCATGGTGATCATGTGACCACATACACAATGATAACGTGGCTAtttacacggggtaccagtactgagtccatgtgcaggtaTCATGGTGATCATGTGACCACATACACAATGATAACGTGGCTAtttacacggggtaccagtactgagtccatgtgcag gtaTCATGGTGATCATGTGACCACATACACAATGATAACGTGGCTAtttacacggggtaccagtactgagtccatgtgcaggtaTCATGGTGATCATGTGACCACATACACAATGATAACGTGGCTAtttacacggggtaccagtactgagtccatgtgcaggtaTCATGGTGATCATGTGACCACATACACACTGTGTGCCTTTGGGTTCAGTTTGGTTCATCAGTAA
- the LOC127930694 gene encoding uncharacterized protein LOC127930694 isoform X21: MITWLFTRGTSTESMCRYHGDHVTTYTMITWLFTRGTSTESMCRYHGDHVTTYTMITWLFTRGTSTESMCRYHGDHVTTYTMITWLFTRGTSTESMCRYHGDHVITYTMITWLFTRGTSTESMCRYHGDHVITYTMITWLFTRGTSTESMCRYHGDHVTTYTMITWLFTRGTSTESMCRYHGDHVTTYTMITWLFTRGTSTESMCRYHGDHVTTYTMITWLFTQGTSTESMCRYHGDHVTTYTMITWLFTRGTSTESMCRYHGDHVTTYTMITWLFTRGTSTESMCRYHGDHVTTYTLCAFGFSLVHQ, translated from the exons atgataaCGTGGCTAtttacacggggtaccagtactgagtccatgtgcaggtaTCATGGTGATCATGTGACCACATACACAATGATAACGTGGCTAtttacacggggtaccagtactgagtccatgtgcaggtaTCATGGTGATCATGTGACCACATACACAATGATAACGTGGCTAtttacacggggtaccagtactgagtccatgtgcag gtaTCATGGTGATCATGTGACCACATACACAATGATAACGTGGCTAtttacacggggtaccagtactgagtccatgtgcaggtaTCATGGTGATCATGTGATCACATACACAATGATAACGTGGCTAtttacacggggtaccagtactgagtccatgtgcag gtaTCATGGTGATCATGTGATCACATACACAATGATAACGTGGCTAtttacacggggtaccagtactgagtccatgtgcaggtaTCATGGTGATCATGTGACCACATACACAATGATAACGTGGCTAtttacacggggtaccagtactgagtccatgtgcaggtaTCATGGTGATCATGTGACCACATACACAATGATAACGTGGCTAtttacacggggtaccagtactgagtccatgtgcaggtaTCATGGTGATCATGTGACCACATACACAATGATAACGTGGCTAtttacacagggtaccagtactgagtccatgtgcaggtaTCATGGTGATCATGTGACCACATACACAATGATAACGTGGCTAtttacacggggtaccagtactgagtccatgtgcaggtaTCATGGTGATCATGTGACCACATACACAATGATAACGTGGCTAtttacacggggtaccagtactgagtccatgtgcaggtaTCATGGTGATCATGTGACCACATACACACTGTGTGCCTTTGGGTTCAGTTTGGTTCATCAGTAA
- the LOC127930694 gene encoding uncharacterized protein LOC127930694 isoform X6, with product MITWLFTRGTSTESMCRYHGDHVTTYTMITWLFTRGTSTESMCRYHGDHVTTYTMITWLFTRGTSTESMCRYHGDHVTTYTMITWLFTRGTSTESMCRYHGDHVITYTMITWLFTRGTSTESMCRYHGDHVTTYTMITWLFTQGTSTESMCRYHGDHVTTYTMITWLFTRGTSTESMCRYHGDHVTTYTMITWLFTQGTSTESMCRYHGDHVTTYTMITWLFTRGTSTESMCRYHGDHVTTYTMITWLFTQGTSTESMCRYHGDHVTTYTMITWLFTRGTSTESMCRYHGDHVTTYTMITWLFTRGTSTESMCRYHGDHVTTYTMITWLFTQGTSTESMCRYHGDHVTTYTMITWLFTRGTSTESMCRYHGDHVTTYTMITWLFTRGTSTESMCRYHGDHVTTYTLCAFGFSLVHQ from the exons atgataaCGTGGCTAtttacacggggtaccagtactgagtccatgtgcaggtaTCATGGTGATCATGTGACCACATACACAATGATAACGTGGCTAtttacacggggtaccagtactgagtccatgtgcaggtaTCATGGTGATCATGTGACCACATACACAATGATAACGTGGCTAtttacacggggtaccagtactgagtccatgtgcag gtaTCATGGTGATCATGTGACCACATACACAATGATAACGTGGCTAtttacacggggtaccagtactgagtccatgtgcaggtaTCATGGTGATCATGTGATCACATACACAATGATAACGTGGCTAtttacacggggtaccagtactgagtccatgtgcaggtaTCATGGTGATCATGTGACCACATACACAATGATAACGTGGCTAtttacacagggtaccagtactgagtccatgtgcaggtaTCATGGTGATCATGTGACCACATACACAATGATAACGTGGCTAtttacacggggtaccagtactgagtccatgtgcaggtaTCATGGTGATCATGTGACCACATACACAATGATAACGTGGCTAtttacacagggtaccagtactgagtccatgtgcaggtaTCATGGTGATCATGTGACCACATACACAATGATAACGTGGCTAtttacacggggtaccagtactgagtccatgtgcaggtaTCATGGTGATCATGTGACCACATACACAATGATAACGTGGCTAtttacacagggtaccagtactgagtccatgtgcag gtaTCATGGTGATCATGTGACCACATACACAATGATAACGTGGCTAtttacacggggtaccagtactgagtccatgtgcaggtaTCATGGTGATCATGTGACCACATACACAATGATAACGTGGCTAtttacacggggtaccagtactgagtccatgtgcaggtaTCATGGTGATCATGTGACCACATACACAATGATAACGTGGCTAtttacacagggtaccagtactgagtccatgtgcaggtaTCATGGTGATCATGTGACCACATACACAATGATAACGTGGCTAtttacacggggtaccagtactgagtccatgtgcaggtaTCATGGTGATCATGTGACCACATACACAATGATAACGTGGCTAtttacacggggtaccagtactgagtccatgtgcaggtaTCATGGTGATCATGTGACCACATACACACTGTGTGCCTTTGGGTTCAGTTTGGTTCATCAGTAA
- the LOC127930694 gene encoding uncharacterized protein LOC127930694 isoform X10, with translation MITWLFTRGTSTESMCRYHGDHVITYTMITWLFTRGTSTESMCRYHGDHVTTYTMITWLFTQGTSTESMCRYHGDHVTTYTMITWLFTRGTSTESMCRYHGDHVTTYTMITWLFTQGTSTESMCRYHGDHVTTYTMITWLFTRGTSTESMCRYHGDHVTTYTMITWLFTQGTSTESMCRYHGDHVTTYTMITWLFTRGTSTESMCRYHGDHVITYTMITWLFTRGTSTESMCRYHGDHVTTYTMITWLFTRGTSTESMCRYHGDHVTTYTMITWLFTRGTSTESMCRYHGDHVTTYTMITWLFTQGTSTESMCRYHGDHVTTYTMITWLFTRGTSTESMCRYHGDHVTTYTMITWLFTRGTSTESMCRYHGDHVTTYTLCAFGFSLVHQ, from the exons atgataaCGTGGCTAtttacacggggtaccagtactgagtccatgtgcag gtaTCATGGTGATCATGTGATCACATACACAATGATAACGTGGCTAtttacacggggtaccagtactgagtccatgtgcaggtaTCATGGTGATCATGTGACCACATACACAATGATAACGTGGCTAtttacacagggtaccagtactgagtccatgtgcaggtaTCATGGTGATCATGTGACCACATACACAATGATAACGTGGCTAtttacacggggtaccagtactgagtccatgtgcaggtaTCATGGTGATCATGTGACCACATACACAATGATAACGTGGCTAtttacacagggtaccagtactgagtccatgtgcaggtaTCATGGTGATCATGTGACCACATACACAATGATAACGTGGCTAtttacacggggtaccagtactgagtccatgtgcaggtaTCATGGTGATCATGTGACCACATACACAATGATAACGTGGCTAtttacacagggtaccagtactgagtccatgtgcag gtaTCATGGTGATCATGTGACCACATACACAATGATAACGTGGCTAtttacacggggtaccagtactgagtccatgtgcaggtaTCATGGTGATCATGTGATCACATACACAATGATAACGTGGCTAtttacacggggtaccagtactgagtccatgtgcaggtaTCATGGTGATCATGTGACCACATACACAATGATAACGTGGCTAtttacacggggtaccagtactgagtccatgtgcaggtaTCATGGTGATCATGTGACCACATACACAATGATAACGTGGCTAtttacacggggtaccagtactgagtccatgtgcaggtaTCATGGTGATCATGTGACCACATACACAATGATAACGTGGCTAtttacacagggtaccagtactgagtccatgtgcaggtaTCATGGTGATCATGTGACCACATACACAATGATAACGTGGCTAtttacacggggtaccagtactgagtccatgtgcaggtaTCATGGTGATCATGTGACCACATACACAATGATAACGTGGCTAtttacacggggtaccagtactgagtccatgtgcaggtaTCATGGTGATCATGTGACCACATACACACTGTGTGCCTTTGGGTTCAGTTTGGTTCATCAGTAA
- the LOC127930694 gene encoding uncharacterized protein LOC127930694 isoform X24, with amino-acid sequence MITWLYTQGTTTESMCRYHGDHVTTYTMITWLFTRGTSTESMCRYHGDHVTTYTMITWLFTRGTSTESMCRYHGDHVTTYTMITWLFTQGTSTESMCRYHGDHVTTYTMITWLFTRGTSTESMCRYHGDHVITYTMITWLFTRGTSTESMCRYHGDHVTTYTMITWLFTRGTSTESMCRYHGDHVTTYTMITWLFTRGTSTESMCRYHGDHVTTYTMITWLFTQGTSTESMCRYHGDHVTTYTMITWLFTRGTSTESMCRYHGDHVTTYTMITWLFTRGTSTESMCRYHGDHVTTYTLCAFGFSLVHQ; translated from the exons atgataacgtggctatatacacagggtaccactactgagtccatgtgcaggtaTCATGGTGATCATGTGACCACATACACAATGATAACGTGGCTAtttacacggggtaccagtactgagtccatgtgcag gtaTCATGGTGATCATGTGACCACATACACAATGATAACGTGGCTAtttacacggggtaccagtactgagtccatgtgcaggtaTCATGGTGATCATGTGACCACATACACAATGATAACGTGGCTAtttacacagggtaccagtactgagtccatgtgcag gtaTCATGGTGATCATGTGACCACATACACAATGATAACGTGGCTAtttacacggggtaccagtactgagtccatgtgcaggtaTCATGGTGATCATGTGATCACATACACAATGATAACGTGGCTAtttacacggggtaccagtactgagtccatgtgcaggtaTCATGGTGATCATGTGACCACATACACAATGATAACGTGGCTAtttacacggggtaccagtactgagtccatgtgcaggtaTCATGGTGATCATGTGACCACATACACAATGATAACGTGGCTAtttacacggggtaccagtactgagtccatgtgcaggtaTCATGGTGATCATGTGACCACATACACAATGATAACGTGGCTAtttacacagggtaccagtactgagtccatgtgcaggtaTCATGGTGATCATGTGACCACATACACAATGATAACGTGGCTAtttacacggggtaccagtactgagtccatgtgcaggtaTCATGGTGATCATGTGACCACATACACAATGATAACGTGGCTAtttacacggggtaccagtactgagtccatgtgcaggtaTCATGGTGATCATGTGACCACATACACACTGTGTGCCTTTGGGTTCAGTTTGGTTCATCAGTAA
- the LOC127930694 gene encoding uncharacterized protein LOC127930694 isoform X16 has product MITWLYTQGTTTESMCRYHGDHVTTYTMITWLFTRGTSTESMCRYHGDHVTTYTMITWLFTRGTSTESMCRYHGDHVTTYTMITWLFTQGTSTESMCRYHGDHVTTYTMITWLFTRGTSTESMCRYHGDHVTTYTMITWLFTQGTSTESMCRYHGDHVTTYTMITWLFTRGTSTESMCRYHGDHVITYTMITWLFTRGTSTESMCRYHGDHVTTYTMITWLFTRGTSTESMCRYHGDHVTTYTMITWLFTRGTSTESMCRYHGDHVTTYTMITWLFTQGTSTESMCRYHGDHVTTYTMITWLFTRGTSTESMCRYHGDHVTTYTMITWLFTRGTSTESMCRYHGDHVTTYTLCAFGFSLVHQ; this is encoded by the exons atgataacgtggctatatacacagggtaccactactgagtccatgtgcaggtaTCATGGTGATCATGTGACCACATACACAATGATAACGTGGCTAtttacacggggtaccagtactgagtccatgtgcag gtaTCATGGTGATCATGTGACCACATACACAATGATAACGTGGCTAtttacacggggtaccagtactgagtccatgtgcaggtaTCATGGTGATCATGTGACCACATACACAATGATAACGTGGCTAtttacacagggtaccagtactgagtccatgtgcaggtaTCATGGTGATCATGTGACCACATACACAATGATAACGTGGCTAtttacacggggtaccagtactgagtccatgtgcaggtaTCATGGTGATCATGTGACCACATACACAATGATAACGTGGCTAtttacacagggtaccagtactgagtccatgtgcag gtaTCATGGTGATCATGTGACCACATACACAATGATAACGTGGCTAtttacacggggtaccagtactgagtccatgtgcaggtaTCATGGTGATCATGTGATCACATACACAATGATAACGTGGCTAtttacacggggtaccagtactgagtccatgtgcaggtaTCATGGTGATCATGTGACCACATACACAATGATAACGTGGCTAtttacacggggtaccagtactgagtccatgtgcaggtaTCATGGTGATCATGTGACCACATACACAATGATAACGTGGCTAtttacacggggtaccagtactgagtccatgtgcaggtaTCATGGTGATCATGTGACCACATACACAATGATAACGTGGCTAtttacacagggtaccagtactgagtccatgtgcaggtaTCATGGTGATCATGTGACCACATACACAATGATAACGTGGCTAtttacacggggtaccagtactgagtccatgtgcaggtaTCATGGTGATCATGTGACCACATACACAATGATAACGTGGCTAtttacacggggtaccagtactgagtccatgtgcaggtaTCATGGTGATCATGTGACCACATACACACTGTGTGCCTTTGGGTTCAGTTTGGTTCATCAGTAA